A stretch of Polypterus senegalus isolate Bchr_013 chromosome 3, ASM1683550v1, whole genome shotgun sequence DNA encodes these proteins:
- the LOC120525070 gene encoding zona pellucida sperm-binding protein 3-like, which produces MGCKVVRTVLLAVALLNLYFYDVSAAFGSKKFRHSSKAHKAVVIQSEGWAQQRAGSAQTVSAQCTETEVIVNISSDLFGIRHPVQPSDLTLGGCGVTSQVSSPPTFVIEAPLQGCNSNVTMLTDEIVYSFTLEYNPSSIPGIPIMRTNPAVVLIECHYSRNHNVSSNALNPTWVPYNSTISAEDILGFSLDIMNSDWSAPRSTNTFYLGDLINLQASVDNTNHVPLRIFVDNCVASPASDGSAPTYTFIGNHGCFTDGQLTNSSSQFITPRVDSSTLQFELDAFRFYDVTTSSIFITCNLTVTLASRGTDSLNKACSYIPGVSKWTSVDGSDLACSCCDTNCIASLPGRKKAEKRKQRPRRSALTIPADWEKTLLVGPLFLKGTPRPVVSEHFAAKEAQPSEPLSGSFVLVLGSVVGVLALACSTFLGFFLYRKQISN; this is translated from the exons ATGGGGTGTAAGGTTGTAAGAACGGTGCTACTTGCTGTTGCGCTGCTTAACTTGTATTTCTATGATGTTTCTGCTGCTTTCGGTTCCAAGAAGTTTCGGCATTCTTCGAAAGCACATAAGGCTGTAGTTATACAGAGTGAGGGCTGGGCACAGCAAAGAGCGGGGTCTGCTCAAACCGTGTCGGCGCAGTGTACAGAGACGGAGGTAATCGTGAACATCAGTTCTGATCTGTTTGGTATTAGGCATCCTGTCCAGCCGTCCGACTTGACATTAGGAGGGTGTGGAGTGACCAGTCAAGTGTCATCGCCTCCTACCTTCGTGATCGAAGCACCGCTACAGGGATGCAACAGTAACGTTACG atgctTACTGATGAAATAGTGTACAGCTTCACCCTTGAGTACAACCCCTCATCAATTCCTGGTATTCCCATTATGCGAACTAACCCAGCTGTAGTGCTGATTGAATGCCATTATTCCAG GAATCATAATGTCAGCAGTAATGCTTTGAATCCTACTTGGGTCCCCTATAACTCCACCATATCTGCTGAAGATATTTTGGGATTCTCTCTGGATATAATGAACA GTGACTGGAGTGCTCCAAGATCCACCAACACGTTCTACCTAGGTGACCTCATTAACCTTCAGGCATCGGTAGACAACACTAACCATGTGCCTCTGCGAATCTTTGTGGACAACTGTGTGGCTTCTCCTGCTTCAGATGGTTCTGCCCCAACATACACATTCATTGGCAACCATGG GTGCTTTACCGATGGCCAACTGACCAACTCCAGTTCCCAGTTCATAACTCCCAGGGTTGATTCATCTACCCTTCAATTTGAACTTGATGCCTTCAGGTTCTATGATGTGACTACAAGCTCA ATTTTCATTACCTGTAATTTGACGGTGACACTGGCTTCTCGGGGTACTGACTCCTTGAACAAGGCCTGCTCTTACATACCTGGAGTGAGCAA GTGGACCTCTGTAGATGGTAGTGACTTGGCATGTAGCTGCTGTGATACCAACTGTATTGCTAGCCTCCCTGGAAGGAAGAAAGCCGAGAAGCGTAAACAAAGACCAAGGAGGAGTG CCCTAACCATCCCTGCTGACTGGGAGAAGACCCTCCTTGTGGGCCCCCTGTTTCTGAAGGGGACACCTAGGCCTGTGGTGTCTGAACATTTTGCAGCTAAAGAAGCGCAACCATCTGAGCCACTCTCGG gttcCTTTGTTTTGGTGCTTGGTTCAGTGGTGGGTGTACTAGCACTTGCTTGTTCTACTTTCCTTGGTTTCTTTTTGTATCGCAAACAAATTTCTAATTAA